The sequence AGTCCTCATACACTACCTACAGCCTGTTTGAGCAACTTGTATCTCAGTGTTTGAAATATATGGCCTCTGTGTCCTCAGATGAAACCCCAGACATCTGATTAAAGCCTCTGATCACTCCTCCTGTATCTGACACATCACGATGGAGACGGTGGTTATTGTGGCCATTGGAGTGTTGGCCACCATTTTTCTGGCATCTTTTGTGGCACTGGTGGTCGTCTGTCGCCATCGTTATTGCCATCGGCCCAACCTGCTGCATCACTTCGAGTCAAAGTAAGTACAGCACTTTAATTTGACCATTACAGAGTTCTCTTAAAACATTACTGTAACTTCTCTTGGGCTGCATTTGAATATCCCTTCTACTTTAATACACAGCAGGCCAAAAGCAGTATACTAAAGGAGTAGTTTATCCAAATTCTCAGTGTTCATTCTGCAATATGAATCCAGGATCAAAAATAACAGAAGCCagttgagcgagtttgacaagggccaaattgtgatggctagatgactggatctccaaaactgcagctcttgtggggtgttacCGGTCTGCAGTGTcttcagtatctatcaaaagtggtccaaggaaggaacagtggtgaaccggcgacagggtcatgggcggccaagactcattaaTGCACCTGGAGTgcaaaggctgacccgtgtgatccgatccaacagatgagctacatttgcccaaattgctgaagaagttaattctgATAATAATAGAAAGGttttaaaatacacagtgcatggtcAGGCTGTTTTTtgagcaaaaaggggaccaacacaatataggtggtcacaatgttatgcctgatcggtgtattcaTATAACACACATATTCTGATCAGTACATCTATCTACATAACTCTATCAACTGCTGAGCTGCAgctactgaatcgaatgcagtctGTAGTGCCATAATTTTGGACATAGACAAGTTTTATTATTCACAGGAAGCCATGTTCTTGAGTATCTCATCACAGAACTATCAAAGTGTCTTCACTACTTCATTCAACATTCCAGGATTTAACAGTGCTATAGTTCTTGCAGTCCTCAAGTGCAAGTACTCAGTCTGCAAGACTATAAGGTCACTTTCACTTCTCCAGCATTAATATTCATTTCCCCTCTCAGGCCCACAGTGGATCTGATTGGAGCGATGGAGACTCAGAGCGAGCCATCCGAGTTGGAGCTGGACGACGTGGTCATCACCAACCCGCACATCGAAGCCATCCTGGAGAATGAGGAGTGGATCGAAGACGCCTCGTACGGTCTCTTCACCATGTCCTTCTGCGCAATCTTAATGATAATTATACACAAGATCAGCATAATAATCGCACTCATCAGTCATCTTCTTTTGATTGTGTTATCAGCCATCACACCTTTGATTGTCTTTCTCTGTTCCCAGCGGTCTAGTGTCTCATTGTATCTCCATCCTGAAGGTAATTTTTGCACTTCTCCAAAGTCTGCAGTAATCACACGCAGTTCTCAGTCTTTACAACAGCTCTCTGATGATTGGTTCATTCAAATATTGATTGCCTTCATACAGATATGCCACACTCTGACAGAGAAACTTGTTGCCATGACAATGGGCTCTGGAGCAAAGGTAAAAGCCCCTGCCAGCCTTAGTGACATCATCACGGTGGCCAAACGCATCAGCCCCAGGTAAAACACCTTCAGTCTTAATCTTCACTTCATCTCttcttaaaatattattaaaggaATAGCTTGGCAAGTTATAGAGAGATTCTTTAGTTCTGCTCTGAAACTATGAGCTAATGATGCTTATAAGTTCAAATCgaattttaaaatgaacactTTGATAAaatagtgagagttctgtaagTTCTGCCTTCTTTTTGAGGAGGAATGATGTTGAAATGATTGTGGTCGGCCACACCGGCTGCTCCAGTGACATTCTTCTTTGCTAAAACTGCATGATAACTGTGTAAACTGGATTTGGTTTAAAGATGATATTTACATTATGTTGCCATAACCTTGAAACTTAAATCAGTGGGATAAACATCCAGGACTCTTTGATACAATCAGTTCAATGATAAACCATTATCAGACTGCAGATCATTCAAAAAATGTAGGTGTTTTGTAACAATTAGTACGTCTTCAGGACGAAGGTTTCTGGttctggtttctcagtaaaaaaaaatattttggccTTTTTATTAAGAAAACATTTGTTAAAGTTAATAGGATTAAAGtatgttaaaataaaagatatgatttgttttgtggacaCAATTCTTACCATAGTTTGCATCTACTTATCTACTATCCTAAACATCTGTAAAATGATTTAATGGGTTGGTTAATGCAGCCCATCGATGGTTGTTCACTCACTGTAATTGAACTGAAGTGGACTATCCAGCTAGGAGGATGTTTTTACACTGTGGAGAATACTCTGATTCAAAATAATCTCTGATTTTACAGGGTAGATGATGTGGTTCGGTCAATGTATCCCCCACTGGACCCAATCCTCCTCGATGCCAGGTACCTGTCTTTCCTGTTTAGTTTCATACAGGTTTGACTCTCACTTAGGAAATGGGTTAAATGGGTTGAGCCGATCCGGAATAATTGAGATTTGCATAAGTGTTTTGAACTCAAATTTACAGAGTTCAAAACAAGCCCTGTCCTCTTCCCCCCAATCTCCGATTATGTTTTGGTGAGTGTGTACGCATCTTGAAAACATTTCCCTGTCTGAAAATTGTACTTTCTGTCCAGGTAAATGGAAAATGTTTTGGGTTTATTAATGTAAAATGCACTAGATAAGCACATTTTGAAAGGCAAATATAGAagtgtactgtattttttattttccccatTGCATTCCTGGTTTTATGTAATACTTTCCTTTGGGGTTGCCAGGCTTGAAAATAGTTTTGGGAAGTAGAAGGTGAGGCACTTTTAGCagaggcagaaagtgaacaAGAACGAAGTTAAGCATTCAGCTGAATATTCCCAGTGCTTGCATAGAGGGTCTTCATGCTTCCTGCTCTCACAGTGTTTCTGTATATCATTTCAGGGCTACAGCGTTGCTGCTGTCCGTCAGTCACTTAGTGCTAGTGACGCGAAACGCCTGTCATATGTCTGGCAGCCTGGACTGGATCGACCAATCGCTGCACGCCGCTGAGGATCACATGGTAGTGCTCAGGGAGGCAGCCTTGGCATCAGAACCTGAGAGACGACTACCAGAAAGAGAGCAGTCCatctgagtcacacacacacacacacacacatagcaagCAGGGGAATGTCACACAATCCACACATATACTTAGTAATAGCCTTTCTTGCACAAACACCTTATCTTCGTTTTTTAAAATCACCTTTTTTAATCTGTTACACTGCTTACAGCGATAGTTACAATCACTTTCTATTTTTTCACTTCTAATGTAAATGCGTTGAAACAATCATGGACACTTCCATTGCATTATTCTTATCCACCTCTTTTTTTATAGCATGGTAGTATAAACCTCCTTAATCTGTATACATATTTGGAACTGGAAACTGCCACCAATCAGCGAAATATTTGTATATAGTGAACAGAAAATTACAGATTTAATATACACAGTAATTACTAGTAAGTGTTTAGTTATGTAGTCATGTATAAAATGTGGAGTTAGTTTAGTAATGATGCACTTGATTATATTCTTTGACTTTGGagcaaataaaaatgtgttcaaATACAAAGATACCAGATACCAACAGttataaactctctctctctcacacacacacaactttttGTGGCTTGTAATTCTTAGTCACATGATGTTTAAAGCCTGTCTAATTCCCAAACCTCCCTGCACTGTTCCCACACCTAACAAATGCCAATACAACCAGCTTAAACATTAACACTAAAGTCTTTGCCAGCTTAACTTTGAGCACATGCACAACAATCGTAGCATTGTTATTAAACCGGCTATGAAACTAAAACTGGTGGTTTAGAGCTTTTTGTGTGCTATCATATATTTGTAGAGCAAATATGTCTTGTAagtattcttatttttattttacagttcatGATTTCTGCAAAAGCAGTGAAAACATTTTGATGAATCATTCTGCAGTTGTCAAATTTGAGTCCAATTAAAAAACTTTCTAGAAAGCATATATCCTGCCCCCCCCACTAACAGCCCGCAGGTAGTGCACTACAGCAGCAGTAGCTAGTTAGCAGCAAGCATGGGTCGATCATGCAGTTCTGATCATGCAGCTTCCTCCTCATTATTTCCTTTCCAAATCATGTTTGTTGAAAAATGGTTGGATTTTGCGTATGCGTGCATCCTCCTCATCCAAAATCTCAGTTGATCTCAGCAAAATGTCTAAATTTTCTATTActtatctgtttttttgttaGATTTCTCTAGATTTTCAGACTTTATTGGCCATTGTGGATTTCAGTCAAGCCCTATGACATGCTTTCATCAAGCTAAGAATCAAGTTCTGGCTCTCGAGCCATTTCATGGGCACATTACAGGAAGCTTCCACCACTTTTCAACGTACTGCACTGTAATGTGTGATTTTTCTCAAGAAATTTCATATTTCCCACACAACAGAGATGTGGTGAACTTTGCTTTAAGATCTGATTGAATATTCCTATATATTCTAGTCTATCCACTGCCTTTCAGTACACTGCTATTTTTCTGCAGCCTGTCCGTTTTTACTGCTTTTCATCTACCACTTCTGATGGATTATGTAGAGTTAAATTAAAACTCCAttgagaaaaacattttaattccaatttatttcttattatagcTGATGAGAGATACCAGATTTAATTCCAGGTCAGTAAAAcaacttgattttttttattcatatttctccCCCCCCCAGGCCTGGAATAAAAGGTTAGTGATGGAGATGAGAAAAGATGGAAACaagtggagaaagagaaaggaaggagaaagaaaacagaacagCTTTAGCTGGTAAGAGACAGGAAGTCGAAAGCTGTTGAGTTGAGTGCATGTAAGCAGGCAGTCCTCCCCAGGCACCTCGACTTTTGGCTAAAATCAATGGAAGAATTTCTGTAAGGCACTAAAGTAACAATACtcaaaagacagacacacaagagCACTCAAACTGTACATGGAAAAGGGGGTGACGTAACAAGAAAATAAGATTATGCCAAAAAACAAGGACTACAAATGTCTTTTTAACAACATAGAAATTTTAACTGCTTCAGTAGTTCAGGTTCGGCATCAGTAGTCTTTCAAACGCAGCTTCAGTAAAGGCCTTTGCTTTTTTTCAGGTTCAGCTGCTGCATTTCTGGCAGTGAGTTGTAGTCTTTCCTCTTCATTCCTAAAACCACCTTCAGACAAAGACATACTTCATCTCTCACatcatttgtttacatttctaaACCCTAACACTGCACATGGGAGTAACCATTATCATCAGTGTCCACCTTCCAAAAAAATGCTCATGTTTAAACCCAAGTGACCTCAGGGGGCCTCCCaaagcttgttttctacattaaTACATTTTGTGAGACAGAAATATCCCTGAAGACACCAGAAGtactatacacacctacacacttacCCTCATTCATTAAGAATCACAGATTTTATGTACATGCAAATTACAAGTGCCCCTAACCCTACACATGCCCCACATTTTAAAGTTCCCCATATACAACTTTTTCCAAGATGTTTCATTTGAACCATATATGAAGATTTAGTAACTGACCTGGAAGTCGTGGTCAGACAGATAAGTCTCCAAGTGCAGAGGGTTCACACCGTCTGGTAAAGGCCTCTTTAGTAGATCCTGCACAGAGAACTGAGTCCCGTTGAGGAGAGCCAGTGCATCCTGAACTAACGTTAGCTTCTTCTGAACTGAGGGTGcctgcaggaacacacaaaTAGTTAATAGAACTTAAATAATAACTAACTTGCTGAAAagcaactataaatggataaaaaaaaactagatcAGAAACTGCTATTAgtagaagaataaaacactttgaggACATGCTGcttcaggaaaataatcaacttcattatcactgattatttttcctGCAACAGCATTAGCAGAAATACTTTACATAAAGACAAAAGAGCTGCACAGTTAATTATACTTCACTCCTCAGCTGCCTTAATTAAACACAATCAGCGGTGAAATTAGTGAGCTTATCTAATGTTAACTAATTATTGGGCATTAGAGAtcatttttaatttcctctggTGCATTAAATCAAAAGCTCCCCATGCATGCTTCAGCTGCCTGTGCAATCACAGCATGTGCCGGAGTTTAACTGAGTCTGTATTTAGCATTTAAAAGATAAAATCGATCGAGTGTGGTTTTCAAGGGATGCGTTTATGTGAAATAGGCTGATTTCTGTGAATTTAAAGTGGTGCAATgtttacagataaataaaaaggcTGACAGCATAAGAGAGTTGAGTAggatttaatgaaataaaagtaaataaatctgttaattataaaatctaaaatgaatgtttaaataaaacatgcatcaattaaagtgaaaaaaaaa comes from Hemibagrus wyckioides isolate EC202008001 linkage group LG02, SWU_Hwy_1.0, whole genome shotgun sequence and encodes:
- the tmem98 gene encoding transmembrane protein 98, with amino-acid sequence METVVIVAIGVLATIFLASFVALVVVCRHRYCHRPNLLHHFESKPTVDLIGAMETQSEPSELELDDVVITNPHIEAILENEEWIEDASGLVSHCISILKICHTLTEKLVAMTMGSGAKVKAPASLSDIITVAKRISPRVDDVVRSMYPPLDPILLDARATALLLSVSHLVLVTRNACHMSGSLDWIDQSLHAAEDHMVVLREAALASEPERRLPEREQSI